Proteins encoded within one genomic window of Mytilus trossulus isolate FHL-02 unplaced genomic scaffold, PNRI_Mtr1.1.1.hap1 h1tg000158l__unscaffolded, whole genome shotgun sequence:
- the LOC134700471 gene encoding 14-3-3 protein beta/alpha-1-like, protein MSEVEDKKERETLVQKAKLAEQAERYDDMAEAMKKVVEKFRKLNNEERNLLSVAYKNVVGARRSSWRVISSIESKTDGTEKKQQLAKDYKNKVTTELQEICKDVLHLLDEHLLKEATEDTDSGNESKVFYLKMKGDYYRYLAEVTDEDGAEGKQEVMEKSNKAYKEAYEQALKHMPPTHPIRLGLALNFSVFYYEIMNKPEEACKLAKSAFDQAITELDTLNEDSYKDSTLIMQLLRDNLTLWTSDTQADADDADQQEAN, encoded by the exons atGTCGGAAGTCGAAGATAAAAAGGAACGCGAGACACTAGTTCAAAAAGCTAAGTTAGCTGAACAAGCTGAAAGGTATGATGATATGGCCGAGGCCATGAAAAAAGTGGTCGAAAAGTTTAGGAAGTTGAACAACGAGGAGAGGAATCTACTTTCCGTTGCCTACAAAAATGTTGTTGGTGCCCGGCGGTCATCATGGAGAGTAATTTCAAGTATAGAATCTAAGACTGATGGCACAGAAAAGAAACAGCAATTGGCTAAAGATTACAAAAACAAAGTAACAACCGAACTCCAAGAAATTTGCAAAGACGTTCTG CATCTGCTTGATGAACATTTATTAAAAGAAGCTACTGAAGATACAGATAGTGGAAATGAAAGCAAAGTGTTCTATTTAAAAATGAAGGGAGATTACTATCGATATCTGGCAGAGGTTACAGATGAGGATGGGGCTGAGGGTAAACAAG AGGTTATGGAAAAGTCCAACAAAGCTTATAAAGAGGCCTATGAACAAGCTTTAAAACATATGCCACCTACACATCCTATAAGATTAGGCTTGGCTCTCAACTTCTCTGTATTCTATTATGAAATAATGAATAAACCGGAAGAAGCTTGTAAATTAGCTAaatct GCTTTTGATCAAGCTATAACAGAATTAGATACATTAAATGAAGATTCTTATAAGGACAGTACATTAATAATGCAATTATTGAGAGATAATTTAACG CTTTGGACATCAGACACACAAGCCGATGCAGATGATGCTGATCAGCAGGAAGCCAATTGA